The DNA region ctataatatgtctgacacagttggctgatctccttaaaacaGCCAATCAGCATTGACCCTATATTAATCCTCAATTTCCATTCCAGATTCGCCATCAACTTCCAGTGCGGTCCCAACACGGACCCTCGAGACGACATCGCTTTGCACTTGAACTTTAGATTCGTGGAGATGGTGGTGGTACGAAACCACCTCACCGCCATGAACTGGGGAGTGGAGGACACGAATGGAGGAATGCCCCTACATAGGGGGGAGTCTTTTGAGGCTCTGATTCTGTGTGAACCTATGTCTATGAAGGTAAGAGGTGGTTtaaactgacttcccaaaaagaaggattTTCTTTTGTCTATGCTACTCAAAGACGCCTAGACCGATTtggaaaaatcttttttttgaatttattttatgaaagacTTAGCTCGCAGTTTAGTCTTATTGTCATCATCAAGACAGGATCTGATTATAGAAATCGAGGGtaattttcgaaaattgtaagcaccCATTAGATGATAACTTGAAATTCTTATGTATATCGTGTGAGTCTACATAACTGATGAAGGTTTGGACCTCACATGATGATGGAGACAGAAAAAAATCAATAGAACTCTACATCGGTATAATATAGCAAATACTACGTTTTTGGTGTTATTTCATTCGTATGTACAAGATCTTTAAACCGAAAGGCCGACCGAAAGGCAGGTGTGGACACCAGTTTCTTGTATCACtatatagtataaaacaaagtcgctttttctgtctctATGtccaattttcaattttttttttgatagagtaattaaaaagtaaggTTTATACGTatgataacatacattaaatagtggggaaatactgttatcccgtgcgaagccggggcgggtcgctagtttattaaataaactttaccCATTACACTTTTTTGTTCcgtataaatatgtttttggaATTATCTATAACTGTATTATTCTTCGCTTTACAGGTAGCTCTGAACGGCATGCATTTCTGCGAGTTCCCTCACCGCATTCCGTTCCAACGCATCTCGCACTTAACTGTGGATGGTGACGTGATGATACAACTCATCGGCTTCGAGGGTGCTCAGCCGCCGCAGCAGATGTACATGGTATGTACCAGCTGGCTAGGCATTTCATTGTCTGCCgggtgggcttccagtctaactggatgcagctgagtaccagtgctttacaaggagcgactgcctgtctgaacTCCTAAACCCCTACATGGTATGTAGATCCTACGATCTGTCTCAAGACATGATCTCctaagccttttcccaactatgttggtgtcggcttccagtctaaccggatgcagctgagtaccagtgttccacaaggagcgactgcctatctgtcctcctcaacacagttacccgggcaacccttggTAAGCAATGCATCTCTCACTTAACTGTGGATGGTGACTTGATGATACAACTCATCGGCTTCGAGGGTGCTCAGCCGCCGCAGCAGATGTACATGGTATGTTGACATACAAAGCCTCGGAGATTAATAGATCATAAACttaagcaatgcttggcgcggtcgttctgtggatgggtgaccatcttgtcataacgagttccactgtgtttcggaaggcagtcagatgccagaaagtctgacaacttgTCTTATTGGGTtgctcaggtaactgggttgtggaggtcggatcgaattaagtaggtacagcAGTAAAATCTTGGATTGGAATGAAGAATGTataattaatcatcattataTTTCGAACGCCATgcactcaaactcaaaatcatttattcgaACTTGCACTTTTTGAACTTCAACATTTACAAAGACAGcctccaaaacgcccgcccttcaccacttcctatgtgttgttgctgggaagaagaagtggcgcaacaaactccccagcaacacaagtcACCTTTGAAAGGGCGAAGCCACATCAGAAGTAATCCTACAAAGTGAATATTGTATTCATATCTAAACTTGTAATTTCCAGTCGGAGCCCCCCGCGTACGGCGCGTACGGCGCCCCCCCCGCGTACGGGGCGCCCGGCTACGGCGGCGCACCACAAGGTAACACTTACTAGTAGTATTTTACATATAtagtgctaatattataaagctgaacagtttgtttgaACTCGGCCCTAAGAAACGTGGTCcaaaatatactaatattataaacctggactacaaagtctgaaatcagcaacccgcatctcgcaagcgtggtgattaacgctcaatccttctccgtgtgagaggaggccgcagcccagcagtgaggcgataaaaaggctgtaacagtaatgaTAGACGTcgttaatataaaataacttatgTTTGAATATCAAACGCTTATGGAGTGCATTTTACTAAAAAGTGCTTTTTTAAGCACTTTTTAAGAATaccttttataataaggtggtctaaatcaaagtcgtttattgaaattagggTAGTTAAATTAGCTGTTTTTCATATCAAAACTTACTAAAGGACAGCATTTCCAAAAGTcttctcctaagtctgacaaatactatgctgaaaaccgcatcaaaatcggttcgtAAAAACGTCAGATCTTTGCTCACAAACATACGGGCTAAACTAAGCTAACCTCCGTTTTTCAAGTCCATTAAAAAGTAAACCTTAAAAGTAttacatacaaacaatataTGTATGGGAAAAGGCATGGGATACACGCGATAACATGCGTGAAAAAAGCGTATTTCTTCGTGGCAATCGCTCGTAATTTTGTTCTACCAAAATTTTAGTTCCTCAAAACGCCACCAGTGGGCGGTAAATCCGCCGTGTCGGAGTTGTCTCATGGCTCGATAGATGTCGTTGTGGTCGAGTTAGCTCGCGCTATGGTTTGGTTACGCGCGCGAGGTTAGGTTCGGCGCCGCGGCCGGAACACGCGTAACTGGATAATAAAGGTCAGACGGTAGTCGTTTTATCCATATTTTTGACGAGATTTGCACGGTGCGATAGCGCCGGTAGATCTAGAATTTACTTGAAAATTAATGTTCTTAAAGATTATGCAGTCCATTTCTGTTATTTTCTACTGAAGAGAAATGATGACTATTTAATGAAGGACTTGCTTGCTGTTTTCCCGTcgcgcggtttcatccgcgtcccgtgggatctactgctcgtaccgggataaaatatagcctatgttactcgggaagagtgtagcgccccaacagtgaaataatttttcataatgGTTCAGTAATTACAGAGATTAGTGCgtccaaacaaactcttcagctttataatattagaatagtgTACTGTTAGTTAAAATCAGAACTTGTAGGTAAAACTTAACATTTTCAGTTACTATAATTTGTTGTTTAGCTTATAATACTAACCTTAGGttttagatttaattaaaaagggTTAGCGAAGCGAATTATAgtcaaataaacaatatattttgataCATATATTAGCTctttcccgcgtcccgtgggaacgactgctcgtaccgggataaaatatagcctatgttactcggggagagtgtagcgccccaacagtgaaagaattttacaaatcgatTCTGTAgatttggagcctttagggacaaacaaatgaatgtgttctcgttattatattagtttagaaATAGAGATCAGTGGTAGATAAAATTCGCTTCGTTATATTATTTAGGCCCAAGTTTATTAACAACATAAATggcagttttcttaaaacaactgttaactttgaaaattgattgtaccaatgcaacttttctaagtttgaatgtactttctaagtatatcttggacaccaatggctgtgtttcggatggcacgttaaactgtaggtcccggctgtcattgaacattacagaagctagtaaagttgacaccagtctaaccaaggggtattgggttgcccgggtaactgggttgagggggtcagatagtcagtcgctccttgtggcacactggtactcagctgcatctggttagactgttagccgaccccaacatagttgggaagatagctcgggagatgatgacttttaaaatttatagtaacagttgttttaagaaaacttacgtttatattttcagtttaaataGGCCTTAGTGGGTTTAGTCTAAGCATGCTTATTTTgcatgtaaatataatataaaattccttgaaaatatctttctaagcttataatataatttatatacttatatgtaaactatatgtataatatacaaGAGTAGGCGTGATCACAGGGTTTGaaaaatagtgattctaattagtccgcattttagataaccaaaaaatattggtcacgtgttttttattttaacaaaacattaaccatcctccgagcctttttcccaatcatgtcggggtcggcttccagtctaaccggattcagctgagtaccagtgctttacaagaagcgactgcctatctgacctcctcaacccagttacccgggcaacccgataccccttggttagactggtgtcagacttactggcttctgactacccgtaacgactgccaaggatgttcaatgactgccgggacctacagtttaacgtgccatccgaaacacagccaatggtgtctaagatatacttagaaagtacatatgcAAACTTAGAAaggttgcattgatacttgcctgacctgggatcgaacccgcgccctcatacttgagaggttggtcctttacccactaggccaccacgacataacaaaacattaaccgtcgtactatagttcggccattcagagaatgcgttcctgacacgtcgcgattgaactgacgacgtaactttgcaatggcgttgcagttacgataaaaatatttttgctggttgtttaccgttttaacaattgaggagcattaaaacaacattattatatcaataatcaatgaatgttattacgtcgtcagttcaatcgcgacgtgtcaggaacgcattctctgaatggccgaactatacaaatacttttaaacgtctgttgaatacttgtctaaaaaaatgacagattatgacgttgaaataaggtgcGTTTTGCAGCTAcagtttttttagacaagtgttcaatagaagtttaagtttttgtagtaatgctgtaaatatttactaagatatAATTAAAGTGACCTAACATAAATTCCAATcatgttgtatcttcgttgttatttgtttgtgagagaaaataaaaaatacgtgtccattattttaaggttatctaaaagacggactaattacgtTTTTTTCATTCTTAATATATATCTGTTAattatttcttataaaaatgcATAATTTATGCATTAtatgaaaatttttttttacataattttcttaaaatactaACATTTTCAACTTTAACCGGCCAAAGTGTGTAAATATTAACTTTGCCCGTTTTACGCGAGTGATTTCTTTcttttgtataaattaatataaaaggtaagtttacctttttttttgtaaataataattgtatttttctacaagtatatttgtattgtatatttatttatgtacttttttatttttgtatgtctttTTTTTTGGAGTGTAGATTTTTTTAAGCATGTAGACATTATCTCGTGTGATTTAACACAAACACAGATTTTACTGCATCTTATTAGTATTATTTAACGACAGAATCAAGAGAACTATAGACGGACCGAGTAATCTGTTTTGTTCAGTTTTGATTTAATATTGTCGGTTTAAGACATTTACCAAGAACTATgggatcaaaatcaaaaatcaaaatcaaattgtttttatttcaaataggcctttgcaggctcttatgaaacgtcaaattagttgcacggttccaaaaagttggtctcatggagaagagccggcaagaaactccatagacactcttttaaaaagtaatattgtcacaaacattctattacataacaatagtaagctgataaaattatacaatgcaactgaaaggtaaacagtaaatctatacaatccaaagagaaaagaaaaagacgtttaattgccagggaagccacacatggagagatgagttatcgccatataatatctttatcgtcaacgaagtcttgaattttataataagcttttttaatgagggtggattttacagtgttcttaaattttatatccgtgagatcggttacacacttaggcagcttgttgtaaaaacggacacagttccctaaaaacgatttattcgatttcgttaatctgaatctcggaactactagtttgtgcttgtttcttgtattaatcgaatgtatatcacttttaacaataaattgatttaagtttttgcgtacgaacattatattttcaagaatgtaaagagaaggaagtgtaagtatttcaatttctttaaataattctctcaatgactcgcgagggccgaggccataaattgcacgaactgcccttttctggagtacaaatattgaatttacgtccgccgctgccccccacaataaaataccgtaggacataatactatggaagtaagcaaaatacacgagcctagcagtagcaacgtcagtaatctgtcttatttttctgactgcataagCTGCGGAACTCAGCCTTTTTGACATTGCTGAGATGTGagcaccccattgcaatttagagtctatggtgatgcccaggaagacggtttgcttaataacatctaacttattatcgtccagaacgatattgagccctactggtgttacattaggtaaagagaatttaatacatttcgttttagaagaattaagaagcaagttattcgcggcaaaccacttgctcagaataaccaagctatcgtttacgtttatgggactagattcctttctgttaattttgaagacaagggaagtgtcatcagcaaataaaataatatcagagatctcagacatcatatacgggagatcatttatataagctaagaataaaaaaggacctaaaattgagccctgcggcacgcccatttttactaatgacccagatgaagttgagccacttatgtccactacttgctgtctatttgatagataggaaaGGACGAGCGCGAGAGCTTTACCACGAATTCCGTAGTGGTTCAGCTTACAAATGAGAGTGTCGTGGTCAACGCAATCGAACGCCTTAGAAAGGTCGCAGAAGATGCCCACAGCATCCCGCGAATCTTCCCAGGCGTTTAAGATTTGGGTGATCAATCTTGCACTTGCGTCAGTGGTGGACCTACCCTTTGTGAAGCCGTACTGGCGGTCATGAAATAtggtgtttaaattaaaatgtcttaacATCTGATCTAACATGATCCTTTCGAAGATTTTACTAAAGGCTGGAAGGATTGAAATAGGTCTGTAGTTG from Helicoverpa zea isolate HzStark_Cry1AcR chromosome 29, ilHelZeax1.1, whole genome shotgun sequence includes:
- the LOC124644265 gene encoding galectin-4-like; its protein translation is MAAPPIYNPVIPCVHPIPAGMYPGRMIRVQGSIPPGAQRFAINFQCGPNTDPRDDIALHLNFRFVEMVVVRNHLTAMNWGVEDTNGGMPLHRGESFEALILCEPMSMKVALNGMHFCEFPHRIPFQRISHLTVDGDVMIQLIGFEGAQPPQQMYMSEPPAYGAYGAPPAYGAPGYGGAPQAPPAYGSPTAVPYGPQGPMMAGQQVMQAQPMLQGQQRRGMGTGAAVGMGAAALAAGGLAGYAMGGGFQGGSSNVEEVSTFSESVDFGGDDWMD